In Tachysurus fulvidraco isolate hzauxx_2018 chromosome 25, HZAU_PFXX_2.0, whole genome shotgun sequence, the following proteins share a genomic window:
- the LOC113647205 gene encoding free fatty acid receptor 2-like, whose translation MQWTENLSKLVLAVDSVTLIAGLPTNLLALYIFIHKMKHQATPLDVFLLSLTISDLIFLFFLPLRMKEAAEMKWTMSYFLCSLSVFIFYATIYNSTLLLMAISVDRYLGVAFPIKYKLKRHPRYAMIACVIFWLVSMLHCSSVIIIQYNFNNTVNDSSKKELCYYEFTEEQLKHVLPVRFELFVLLFCIPFIVCSFCYIRFILILSRLPNINPQKRYRAIGLALATLLVFIICFMPYNVSHLVGFIGWYSPDWRPYALLTSTFNACLDPLIFYFSSSVLRASCDQLIRRLVNSMQPFCCWKLLNSPHTTQRSNGTSGTQ comes from the coding sequence ATGCAGTGGACAGAGAATCTCAGCAAGTTGGTCCTGGCAGTGGATTCAGTTACACTGATCGCAGGTCTTCCAACTAATCTGTTGGCTCTCTACATCTTTATCCATAAGATGAAGCATCAAGCTACACCCCTCGATGTATTCTTGCTCAGCCTCACCATCTCTGACCTGATCTTCCTGTTCTTCCTTCCATTGCGCATGAAAGAGGCGGCCGAAATGAAATGGACCATGAGCTACTTTCTCTGTTCGCTTTCAGTATTTATCTTTTACGCAACCATTTACAACAGCACCTTGCTTTTGATGGCTATCAGTGTGGATCGCTATCTGGGAGTGGCCTTTCCAATCAAGTACAAACTCAAGCGACATCCTCGATATGCCATGATTGCATGCGTTATATTCTGGTTGGTTTCCATGTTACATTGCAGCTCGGTCATTATTATTCAGTATAACTTCAATAACACCGTCAATGATTCATCCAAAAAAGAGCTCTGCTATTATGAGTTTACAGAAGAACAGCTGAAGCATGTTTTGCCTGTCCGTTTCGAATTGTTTGTCCTGCTGTTCTGCATCCCTTTTATCGTCTGCAGCTTCTGCTACATCAGattcatcctcatcctctctcGGCTACCTAACATCAACCCTCAGAAACGCTACAGGGCCATTGGGCTTGCCCTAGCCACCCTGCTGGTCTTCATCATCTGCTTCATGCCCTACAACGTGTCTCATCTTGTGGGATTTATTGGATGGTACAGTCCTGACTGGAGACCATACGCACTCCTTACCAGCACCTTTAATGCCTGCTTGGACcctctcattttttatttctcctcttCAGTTCTCCGGGCGTCTTGCGATCAATTGATAAGGAGACTAGTCAATAGCATGCAACCTTTCTGCTGCTGGAAATTGCTTAACTCTCCTCACACCACACAGAGATCCAATGGCACTTCTGGCACACAATGA